The Corynebacterium pseudopelargi genome contains a region encoding:
- a CDS encoding MFS transporter, whose product MATTVGTAIEWYDFFLYASAAGLVFNKLFFAGLGPQAATVVAFLSVGLSFLFRPLGAFLAGYFGDKLGRRVVLMVTLMGMGAATAIIGLLPTYDAIGIAAPILLILLRIVQGISAGGEWGGAVLMAVEHAPDNKRGWYGCSPQIGVPAGLLLASGMLALMSLIAPGDAFLDWGWRIPFLISVLLIGLGYLIRRGVDESPVFKEIAERKEQTSNPIGVLFKRHGLLVLIAALVFAGNGAVGYMTTGGWIQKYASNPDGPVGLDRDTVLLAVTGSAATWLCFTLLSGKVSDVIGRKKTYILGFVLQLAGVFALFPLVEAGSGTSLFFGLALLTIGTGFTYGPQAAMYTEIFPASIRFSGVSISYAIGAILGGAFAPTIAEALVDATGGTQAVTFYLAGMTVVGLLAVSALTDKTNVPLGPLHEEEQQERPFVWS is encoded by the coding sequence ATGGCGACCACGGTCGGCACAGCTATCGAATGGTATGACTTCTTCCTCTACGCAAGTGCCGCCGGCTTGGTCTTCAACAAGCTCTTTTTCGCAGGACTTGGCCCCCAGGCAGCTACTGTGGTGGCGTTCCTAAGCGTTGGATTGAGCTTCCTTTTCCGACCTCTAGGTGCTTTTCTTGCCGGCTACTTCGGTGACAAGTTGGGTCGGCGGGTGGTTCTTATGGTCACTCTCATGGGAATGGGGGCGGCAACGGCAATAATTGGTTTGCTTCCAACTTATGATGCGATCGGCATCGCGGCACCGATTTTGCTGATTCTCCTTCGAATCGTCCAAGGTATTTCTGCTGGCGGTGAGTGGGGTGGTGCGGTTCTGATGGCCGTCGAACACGCCCCTGACAACAAGCGAGGTTGGTACGGATGTTCCCCACAAATCGGTGTACCTGCCGGCTTGCTGCTGGCCTCCGGCATGCTGGCGTTGATGAGTTTGATCGCACCAGGTGACGCATTTCTTGACTGGGGATGGCGTATCCCGTTCCTTATCAGCGTATTGCTGATTGGCCTTGGCTATCTGATTCGACGCGGTGTCGATGAATCGCCGGTGTTTAAGGAAATCGCTGAGCGGAAGGAGCAGACTTCCAACCCGATTGGAGTGTTGTTCAAGCGACATGGTCTGCTTGTACTGATTGCTGCGTTGGTCTTTGCCGGCAACGGTGCCGTTGGCTACATGACCACTGGTGGGTGGATCCAAAAGTATGCGTCCAACCCTGATGGGCCTGTGGGGCTCGATCGTGACACCGTTTTGCTTGCGGTAACCGGATCGGCTGCTACCTGGCTGTGTTTCACTTTGCTGTCCGGCAAAGTCTCCGATGTTATCGGACGTAAAAAAACGTACATCCTTGGGTTTGTTCTCCAACTCGCAGGGGTGTTTGCACTCTTCCCCCTAGTCGAAGCTGGTAGTGGCACATCTCTGTTCTTTGGTTTGGCCCTGCTCACCATCGGAACTGGTTTTACCTATGGGCCGCAAGCTGCGATGTATACCGAAATCTTTCCCGCATCGATCAGGTTCTCGGGTGTGTCGATCTCTTATGCAATTGGGGCAATTCTGGGTGGTGCTTTCGCACCCACAATTGCGGAAGCGCTGGTGGATGCAACAGGAGGTACACAAGCAGTGACCTTCTACCTGGCGGGCATGACTGTTGTTGGGCTGTTGGCAGTCTCGGCTTTGACCGACAAAACCAACGTCCCGCTAGGTCCTTTGCACGAGGAGGAACAGCAGGAACGACCATTTGTCTGGAGTTAA